CCTCAATTAGCTGATATTGCCCGGCTTTTTGCAGATGAGAAAGTCGCTGCTACGGGTTGGATTCATTTTCTAGTAATGGATTTATTCGTTGGTCGTTGGATATATTGGGAAGGACAGAAAACAGGTATTTGGACAATTCACTCCCTAGCTTTATGTTTGTTTGCTGGGCCTTTAGGATTACTGTCCCATATCTTGACTGTCTGGATTTCTAAGACATTTTTCCCGCAGTTTCAATCAAATGAAGCGGCTACTGTAACAGAAAAAACTGCCTCATAAACTGGTACATAATAACATACAGTAGAGGCGCACAGCTAACTGTGCGCCTCTACTATGATTTGTATGCTACTCAATTGAAAATTGCTGCTATTTTCAAATCATTAAGCTTTAACCGTTTCTATAGTTGGCATCTAACCAACAGCGTGGTAAGTCTTCACCAGAAGGAAAAATCAGGTTTTCTTTTTTAAAAGAATCGGTTTGCTGTTCTTCCTGTCCCTCTTGGTCTTTAGCGTGAACTGTATCATTATTGGGGTCAAGCAATTCTTGAATTTCTGTAATTTTTACCAATTCCCCAGAATCTTTGAGTTGCAAAAGCATAGAATAAACCTCAGTAAGTGTAAGTTTGTGAAAGTCGAGTGCTAAGTCAGTTTGAAACTAGCACTATATCTGCGCCAACTTGTTGCGATCGCAGAAACTGCTTATCCTTAATTGTTGGGGATAATATTTATCACGCTAGATGTAGATCAGCTTTTGTATTACAAAGCTATCGTGAAAGGCTAAAATAGGGTATACAAAACTGCCACTAGATTAGTTGTTATTTAGTGGTGTCTTTTTTATAAAATTGACTAAGTACAAGATATTTAATGTAATCGAACAATTCCCTAATTCAAAATTGTGCAAGGAAATGCTTCCTGACAAAATTGTTCAGTTAAAATCTCTACTTAATTAGGGCAGAAATTATATCTCGCGTTGATATTTCTCCAAAATATCTACTAAGTTAACCTGCCCTTGCAGAGGTAGTAAATCGATTAAAGGAAGTTCTCGTCTTCCGCCACCAATTTTTACAGAAATCGATTCCAGAACTTTTATAACTCGGTCTTCTGTTACAGAATTGGAAGTAATTAAGGGATATAGCTGTTCAGCGACAACAGTATGTAGTTTGGCATCTGATAAATAAAGATGCCACTTTGCTATGTCTATGTAGACATTTTCGCCAATTTCAGATGCTAGGGCTTCGAGTAGTTCTGCTGTGTTAGTTTTAGCCATAAAAACAACCTTATATTCAGAAAAATAGTGAACTATCAGGCTTCGTTTTACATTATCGCTCAATTAATTCAGCTTACCCACTGCCAGAGGTTACAATCGCCCTAGCATCAGTATTCCATCTTCAGGTGGATTTTGGTGGCGACTCGGTGTAGTTAGCGATCGCCGCAATATAAATCAGATGTACCAACAATAGTACTAGCCAACTTACCGTCAACCAGGGCAGCCACTCCCAGGTTGCTGCTTTTAAGTTGTGGAAAAACCACAACCCAGAATTAATAGTAGCGGCGATCGCCACATGGATGGCAAAATTCATGCGGTCATCTAATTTGCGGAACTCTGGATCTTTGCGATCGGGTTTGCGAGGCCAACGAGGAGGCATAAATATTTGTTACCAGCTTGAATACACCCTAATTATTCTAAAGTTTTTGGGGATGCGGTTGCTATTAGACCTCTAAAGCTAATCATCACCTTTGAATTGCTTATGAGTCTGCTAAGGAATAATCTCCTGATTTTCCGCCACTTTTACTTAATAATCGAATCGATTCAATTTGAATGGACTTTTCTAAGGCTTTCGCCATATCGTACAGAGTCAAGGCTGCAATAGAAACGGCAGTCAAAGCTTCCATTTCCACACCAGTTTCAGCTTTGGTTTTAACTGTGGCACGAATATGGTATCCAGGTAGTTGTGGATCAGGTGTAATCTCTACGGTAATTTTTTGTAAGGGCAGTGGATGACATAAGGGAATTAAAGCCGCCGTTTGTTTGGCTGCCATAATCCCAGCTAATCTTGCAGTTGCTAGCACATCCCCTTTTGGAGCATTTCCGGCTTGTATCGTGGCGAAGGTGTCTGGTAGCATTCGCACCTTGGCAACTGCTATTGCTTGGCGGACTGTAGCTGCTTTGGCAGACACATCCACCATTTGCGCTTCTCCTTGCTGATCGAGATGAGTTAAGTTGGCAGAATTAGAGAAAAAATTATCTTGCATC
This region of Nostoc sp. UHCC 0302 genomic DNA includes:
- a CDS encoding ABA4-like family protein; this encodes MDISQLFNVANLFVLPFWALMIFLPNWKVTRRIMESYLPFVLLAGVYLYLFISSITPETAQDFSNPQLADIARLFADEKVAATGWIHFLVMDLFVGRWIYWEGQKTGIWTIHSLALCLFAGPLGLLSHILTVWISKTFFPQFQSNEAATVTEKTAS
- a CDS encoding DUF3181 family protein, coding for MAKTNTAELLEALASEIGENVYIDIAKWHLYLSDAKLHTVVAEQLYPLITSNSVTEDRVIKVLESISVKIGGGRRELPLIDLLPLQGQVNLVDILEKYQREI
- a CDS encoding acetyltransferase; the protein is MLLQLKDSGELVKITEIQELLDPNNDTVHAKDQEGQEEQQTDSFKKENLIFPSGEDLPRCWLDANYRNG
- the moaC gene encoding cyclic pyranopterin monophosphate synthase MoaC, giving the protein MQDNFFSNSANLTHLDQQGEAQMVDVSAKAATVRQAIAVAKVRMLPDTFATIQAGNAPKGDVLATARLAGIMAAKQTAALIPLCHPLPLQKITVEITPDPQLPGYHIRATVKTKAETGVEMEALTAVSIAALTLYDMAKALEKSIQIESIRLLSKSGGKSGDYSLADS